One genomic region from Streptomyces venezuelae encodes:
- a CDS encoding PadR family transcriptional regulator produces MALDHAILVSLLEKPGSGYELARRFERSIGYFWTATHQQIYRVLKRMESDGWVDVRDVPQQGRPDKKEYSVAGPGRDALSTWLHEPIEPESVRHDLAVKIRGAAFDDPAALISEVQRHRQAHTERLAHYLAGEERDFGEPPESGPLDAERELQHVVLRGGIAYERMMITWLDDVLATLGRFPAGQ; encoded by the coding sequence ATGGCGCTCGACCACGCGATCCTCGTGTCCCTGCTCGAGAAGCCCGGGTCCGGCTACGAGCTGGCCCGGCGCTTCGAGCGGTCCATCGGATACTTCTGGACCGCCACCCACCAGCAGATCTACCGCGTGCTCAAGCGCATGGAGAGCGACGGCTGGGTGGACGTCCGGGACGTGCCGCAGCAGGGGCGCCCGGACAAGAAGGAGTACTCCGTCGCCGGTCCCGGACGCGACGCGCTCTCCACGTGGCTGCACGAACCCATCGAGCCCGAGAGCGTGCGGCACGACCTCGCGGTGAAGATCAGAGGCGCCGCCTTCGACGATCCGGCCGCGCTGATCAGCGAGGTCCAGCGGCACCGGCAGGCCCACACGGAGCGCCTTGCCCACTATCTCGCAGGCGAGGAGCGGGACTTCGGGGAGCCGCCGGAGAGCGGTCCGCTCGACGCCGAGCGGGAGCTCCAGCACGTCGTGCTGCGCGGCGGCATCGCGTACGAGCGGATGATGATCACCTGGCTCGACGACGTCCTCGCCACGCTCGGCCGGTTCCCCGCAGGGCAGTGA
- a CDS encoding RimK family alpha-L-glutamate ligase has translation MAAFAGELGHQAGVVHSSQLVLGVERGRLTLADTGGRPVPAPAVAYARLSTPRVSPDREVTLLRHLAAMGTQLINPAEAVLASVNKFWHLQQLAAAGIPVPDTRTHTDAPLEDVLDIGVPQPCVVKAVRGHRGRRVFLAADDKALRGVAGSLDDRHPYLLQRYVAHSHGRDLRVIVVDRTAVAAAVRTAGDDRLVSNLAQGGTHAVCTGRYPDAETLAVEAADAIGLGVAGVDLLFEADGSFTVCEVNCNPTWRPDMPGVAEAVAVACRSRLEASG, from the coding sequence ATGGCCGCCTTCGCCGGGGAGCTCGGGCACCAGGCCGGGGTTGTCCACAGCAGTCAGCTGGTACTCGGCGTGGAACGCGGTCGGCTCACGCTCGCCGACACCGGCGGGCGACCCGTCCCCGCGCCCGCCGTGGCCTACGCCCGCCTGTCGACGCCTCGGGTGTCACCCGACAGGGAAGTCACCCTGCTGCGACACCTGGCCGCCATGGGTACGCAGCTGATCAACCCCGCCGAGGCGGTTCTGGCGTCGGTCAACAAGTTCTGGCACCTGCAACAGCTCGCTGCCGCAGGCATCCCCGTCCCCGACACCCGCACGCACACCGACGCGCCTTTGGAGGACGTACTCGACATCGGTGTGCCGCAGCCGTGCGTGGTCAAGGCCGTGCGCGGACACCGTGGCCGGCGGGTCTTCCTCGCCGCCGACGACAAGGCGCTGCGAGGTGTGGCCGGCAGTCTGGACGACCGGCACCCCTATCTCCTCCAGCGGTACGTCGCCCACTCCCACGGCCGGGACCTGCGCGTCATCGTGGTCGACCGTACGGCCGTGGCCGCCGCCGTGCGCACCGCGGGTGACGACCGCCTGGTCTCCAACCTGGCGCAGGGCGGGACCCACGCGGTCTGTACGGGCCGGTATCCGGACGCGGAGACGCTGGCCGTCGAAGCGGCGGACGCCATCGGCCTCGGCGTCGCCGGCGTCGATCTCCTCTTCGAGGCAGACGGTTCCTTCACCGTGTGCGAGGTGAACTGCAACCCCACCTGGCGGCCCGACATGCCCGGTGTCGCCGAAGCCGTCGCCGTCGCCTGCCGCAGCCGTCTCGAAGCCTCCGGCTGA